A genomic window from Silene latifolia isolate original U9 population chromosome Y, ASM4854445v1, whole genome shotgun sequence includes:
- the LOC141626336 gene encoding putative DNA primase large subunit isoform X1, with the protein MEIVRSQKKSSSIINDVVSDLPLYRSPPQLEVRLEDFELFAIDRLRVLKGISDGLSRGKKPDKMEKLVNDLWKAHMRYTLSSETINKDIISHFVLRLVYCRTDELRNWFLSMETTLFRYRFKLKSLDAQRALMAEFGLPYKAVSNAEFESVKEKLIQVARSMGQSLTSGDFVFYKVPFEEVPELVAGRRVYIHKGHAYVAVHQVVSLVVTQFRSNLSKALILTNRKWTSVISDQEKNRLTPIIEALSTSYVGPDYSEPKEYGEVSLKDLDRFANNSFPLCMRHLFEKLREDHHLKYGGRMQLGLFLKGVGLKLDDALAFWRSEFSKKLGPERFDKEYSYSIRHSYGKEGKRVDYTPYSCQKVISCTPGVGDHHGCPFRHFSDENLRAAFNKMGVNSRAMVDVMDKVKNRHYQLACTLTFEAVHGATCDSGINHPNQYFSDSQKILQSKLKTLDSWSTDIIVISVIPLISSVLLCW; encoded by the exons ATGGAAATAGTTCGATCTCAGAAAAAATCTTCGTCCATTATCAACGACGTCGTTTCGGATCTCCCTCTCTACCGTTCTCCACCTCAGCTTGAAGTTCGCCTCGAAGATTTCGAACTCTTCGCCATTGATCGTCTCAGAG TGTTGAAGGGGATTTCCGACGGACTTTCTCGCGGCAAAAAACCCGACAAAATGGAAAAATTG GTTAACGATTTATGGAAAGCGCATATGAGATATACACTGTCGTCCGAGACTATCAACAAGGATATCATTTCGCACTTCGTTCTCCGTCTTGTTTACTGCCGAAC GGATGAATTGAGAAACTGGTTTTTATCAATGGAGACGACCTTATTTAGGTATAGGTTTAAGCTCAAAAGCCTTGATGCTCAG AGAGCTCTTATGGCGGAATTTGGACTCCCTTATAAAGCTGTTAGTAATGCAGAATTTGAG AGTGTGAAGGAGAAATTGATACAAGTTGCACGCTCCATGGGGCAGTCTCTCACTAGCG GGGACTTTGTATTCTACAAG GTACCGTTTGAAGAAGTTCCTGAACTTGTGGCTGGGCGCAGAGTTTACATCCATAAAGGGCATGCATATGTTGCCGTACATCAG GTTGTTTCTCTCGTGGTTACACAATTTCGGAGCAATCTGTCAAAAGCTCTTATACTCACCAATAG aaAATGGACCTCTGTTATCAGTGACCAAGAAAAGAATCGCCTGACTCCA ATTATTGAAGCCCTTAGCACAAGTTATGTGGGACCTGACTATTCTGAG CCAAAAGAATATGGTGAGGTATCATTGAAGGACCTTGATCGATTTGCAAACAATTCATTTCCATTGTGCATGCGACACCTATTTGAAAAG CTAAGGGAAGATCATCACCTCAAATATGGAGGCAGGATGCAGTTAGGTCTTTTTCTCAAG GGTGTAGGACTTAAATTGGATGATGCTCTTGCGTTTTGGAGATCTGAGTTCTCCAAGAAG CTTGGCCCTGAGAGATTTGACAAAGAATATTCATACAGCATACGCCATAGCTATGGAAAAGAAGGCAAGCGAGTG GATTATACACCTTATTCTTGTCAGAAGGTCATATCATGCACTCCAGGTGTTGGAGATCATCATGGCTGCCCTTTCCGTCATTTTAG TGATGAAAACCTTAGAGCTGCTTTTAATAAAATGGGTGTGAATAGCCGAGCTATGGTAGATGTGATGGACAAAGTCAAGAACAGACACTATCAG CTAGCGTGCACCTTAACATTTGAAGCTGTTCATGGTGCAACTTGTGATTCTGGAATTAATCATCCTAACCAGTATTTCAGTGATAGCCAAAAGATTTTACAATCAAAG
- the LOC141626336 gene encoding putative DNA primase large subunit isoform X2: MEIVRSQKKSSSIINDVVSDLPLYRSPPQLEVRLEDFELFAIDRLRVLKGISDGLSRGKKPDKMEKLVNDLWKAHMRYTLSSETINKDIISHFVLRLVYCRTDELRNWFLSMETTLFRYRFKLKSLDAQRALMAEFGLPYKAVSNAEFESVKEKLIQVARSMGQSLTSGDFVFYKVPFEEVPELVAGRRVYIHKGHAYVAVHQVVSLVVTQFRSNLSKALILTNRKWTSVISDQEKNRLTPIIEALSTSYVGPDYSEPKEYGEVSLKDLDRFANNSFPLCMRHLFEKLREDHHLKYGGRMQLGLFLKGVGLKLDDALAFWRSEFSKKLGPERFDKEYSYSIRHSYGKEGKRVDYTPYSCQKVISCTPGVGDHHGCPFRHFSDENLRAAFNKMGVNSRAMVDVMDKVKNRHYQLACTLTFEAVHGATCDSGINHPNQYFSDSQKILQSKISPAV; encoded by the exons ATGGAAATAGTTCGATCTCAGAAAAAATCTTCGTCCATTATCAACGACGTCGTTTCGGATCTCCCTCTCTACCGTTCTCCACCTCAGCTTGAAGTTCGCCTCGAAGATTTCGAACTCTTCGCCATTGATCGTCTCAGAG TGTTGAAGGGGATTTCCGACGGACTTTCTCGCGGCAAAAAACCCGACAAAATGGAAAAATTG GTTAACGATTTATGGAAAGCGCATATGAGATATACACTGTCGTCCGAGACTATCAACAAGGATATCATTTCGCACTTCGTTCTCCGTCTTGTTTACTGCCGAAC GGATGAATTGAGAAACTGGTTTTTATCAATGGAGACGACCTTATTTAGGTATAGGTTTAAGCTCAAAAGCCTTGATGCTCAG AGAGCTCTTATGGCGGAATTTGGACTCCCTTATAAAGCTGTTAGTAATGCAGAATTTGAG AGTGTGAAGGAGAAATTGATACAAGTTGCACGCTCCATGGGGCAGTCTCTCACTAGCG GGGACTTTGTATTCTACAAG GTACCGTTTGAAGAAGTTCCTGAACTTGTGGCTGGGCGCAGAGTTTACATCCATAAAGGGCATGCATATGTTGCCGTACATCAG GTTGTTTCTCTCGTGGTTACACAATTTCGGAGCAATCTGTCAAAAGCTCTTATACTCACCAATAG aaAATGGACCTCTGTTATCAGTGACCAAGAAAAGAATCGCCTGACTCCA ATTATTGAAGCCCTTAGCACAAGTTATGTGGGACCTGACTATTCTGAG CCAAAAGAATATGGTGAGGTATCATTGAAGGACCTTGATCGATTTGCAAACAATTCATTTCCATTGTGCATGCGACACCTATTTGAAAAG CTAAGGGAAGATCATCACCTCAAATATGGAGGCAGGATGCAGTTAGGTCTTTTTCTCAAG GGTGTAGGACTTAAATTGGATGATGCTCTTGCGTTTTGGAGATCTGAGTTCTCCAAGAAG CTTGGCCCTGAGAGATTTGACAAAGAATATTCATACAGCATACGCCATAGCTATGGAAAAGAAGGCAAGCGAGTG GATTATACACCTTATTCTTGTCAGAAGGTCATATCATGCACTCCAGGTGTTGGAGATCATCATGGCTGCCCTTTCCGTCATTTTAG TGATGAAAACCTTAGAGCTGCTTTTAATAAAATGGGTGTGAATAGCCGAGCTATGGTAGATGTGATGGACAAAGTCAAGAACAGACACTATCAG CTAGCGTGCACCTTAACATTTGAAGCTGTTCATGGTGCAACTTGTGATTCTGGAATTAATCATCCTAACCAGTATTTCAGTGATAGCCAAAAGATTTTACAATCAAAG